In the genome of Bosea sp. BIWAKO-01, the window CAGGCCGCAACGAGACTGGCTGCGAATGGCATGTCGAGGGCGCGCAGCCGCTCGATCTCCTCAGGCGGGACCGCCTTGGAGAACAGGAAGCCCTGTAGTTCGTGGCAACCGATTGCCTGCAGGAAACGATGCTGCTCGGGCGTCTCGACGCCCTCGGCGCAGACCCGCAGGCCGAGAGCCCGGCCGAGATGCACGATCGAATGAACGAGAATCGCGGATTCGCCGGTCGTCTCCATATACTCAAGGAAGGACCGGTCGATCTTGATCTTGTCGAAGGCGAAGCGCCGCAAATAGATCAGACTGGAATAGCCAATCCCGAAATCGTCGAGCGCGAGGCCGACACCATAGGCGCGCAGATCCATCAGCGCGGCCTCGGCGGCGTCGGCGTCCTCGACGACGACGCCTTCGGTCAGTTCCAGCTCGAGACGGCTCGGGTCGAACCCGGTTTCCTCGATGATTCGGATGGTGTTCTGGACGAAATCCTTGTGGCGGAACTGCACCGGCGAGACGTTCACGGCAAGCCGCAACTCCGGCCAGTGCTTTGCCTCGAGGCAGGCGCGGCGCAGCACCCATTCGCTCAGCGGCACGATCAGCCCGCGCTCCTCGGCTATCGCGACGAACTCCGAGGGCGGCACCATGCCATGGAGCGGGTGTGGCCACCGCACGAGGGCCTCGACACCGGTGATGACGGTCCCGTCGACGGAGACCTGCGGCTGGAAATGCAGCTGCAGCTCGTCCCTTGCTATCGCCTTGCGCAGGTCTTCTTCGACCACGCGCTTCATCTGCAGCGCGCGGTTCATACGCGGCTCGAAGAAGGAGTAGCGGTTCCGGCCCTCGTTCTTGGATTGGTAGAGCGCCGTATCGGCCAGTCTGAGCAGGGTCTCGCGGTCGTGCCCGTCCTGGGGAGCGAGCGCGATGCCGATCGAGCAGCCGATCACGGTGTCGATGCCCATCAGGTTGAAGGGGCGCGTCAGCGCTTCGAGAATGCGCTCTCCCAGTACGGCGCTGCCACTGGCATCATGCAGATTGGTCTGGATGATGCCGAATTCATCGCCGCCGATGCGGGCGACGGTATCGCCAGTGCGCATGACGCCTGCGAGTCGTTCCGCGACCTGCCGGATCAGTTCGTCGCCGGCCTTGTGGCCGTAGGTATCGTTGACGGATTTGAAGCGATCGAGATCAAGCAGGAGTACTGACAATCCCATCTTGGTCCGGCTGATCTGGGCCAGCTCCTGGTCGAGCCTGAGATCGAAGGTCCGACGGTTGGGCAGAAGCGACAGTTCGTCTTGTGCGGCCAGGCGCTGGATCTGCACTTCGCGCAGCCGGATTTCATTGGCCGCTCCGCGCAGACGGCGGATCGCATAGAGCAGAATGCCTGCGAAGATAAGACCGGCTGCCGCCAGCGCCCAGATGAACTGCCGGATCATGGCATCCCCGGGGCGCTCCGGTGTCCAGGTCAACCAGGCCTTGGTGACGCCGTCGGGGGCGGCGAGGTCGCGGCGCACCAAGGGATTGGCGGGCAGCGTCCGGGTGATGCGCAGGCCGTTGATGCGATAGCGCATGGCCATCTCGTCGAGGATCGTGCTCGTCACACGCCGATAGCCGATGAGGTTGACCGGCGCGTCCTCCTTCATGAGGTGAAGATTGAGAACCTGCTCGAGATCGGCCGTCAGAATGGCCAGGACTTCGTGGCCATCATAGATCAGGCTCGAACGGAAGCCCGACATGAACCCTGCGCGAGCGGCTGCATTGTCGTTCACGGGGTTTTGTGACGGGCTCGGGAGCGTGGGATCGAAGAGGCGCAGGCCCTCGTAGCCCGCCTGATAGGCTTCGGCATGGTTCTCGACGCCTGCCAGGACGCGGCCGCTCTTGGTGACGAGATAGACGCCGTCAAATTCCTCGAAGCGCTGGCTCAGCTTCGTGAAGGCCCATCTGAGTGCTGCCGCCGGAATCGCTGGGTGGAAGGCCGCCTGAAGCGTTCCGGTCGATGCCAGGCTTTCCAACCGCAGGCGCCGCAGTCGGAGCTGGTTCTCCATCGCGGCCTCGATCCGGTCGCGCTGACGGGTCGCTTCGACGGTATTCGCGTTATGCGCAATCGTTAGGACGACGGTGATCGCTGCAGCCATGACCAGCAAAAAGGCACAGGCGAGCGTCGTCACGGTGCTGGTGAGCATCCGCGCCGAGGAGTCCGCGTTGGTCGTCTTCGCGACAGAGGGCGAATGCATCAAGGGTCTCAGAACCGTCGGAACCTGCACCTTTGCAGCCGATTCTTGATATCCGGTTGCTAAACGGGCCGGCAGACATCAAATTTCAACCTCCGGATGGTCCGTAAGGAGGTCGCGGGATCGCCTGATGTGCTGCGCGCAGTGCCGCGGACCAACGCTCGCGCAGGTCGTGGAAATAGGGCTCCCCCGCCTCGATACGCCGATTGAGCTCGGGTTCTTCGCCATCTCGCCGCATCACGATCAGGTCGATCGGCAGGCCAACTCCGAGATTCGAACGCATCGTCGAATCCATCGAGATCAGACCAACCTTCAGCGCATCGTAGAGATGGGTCTTGAAGGTTACGGCGCGGTCCAGAATCGGCTTGCCGTATTTGTGCTCGCCGATCTGGAGGAAGGGCGCGTCCATGCCGCATTCGATGAAGTTTCCCGCGCCGTAGACCATGAAGAGCCGCATGGGCTGGCCCATGATCTGGCCTCCAAAGAGGAGAGAGATATCGAATTTCAGCCCGGCCTCCGCCAGAGCCGGGCCGTCCATCTCCCTGACGGTGCGGACGGCGCGACCGACGAGCTGCGCTGCCCTAAACATCGAGCCAACGCTTTGGAGCGTATCGAGTTCTCCGGTGTCGGGATTGAGGAGTCCCTCATGAAGCAGGCTCACCACCGATTGGGTCACGGAGAGATTGCCTGCCGTCGCCAGTGCGAAGCTGCGTTCGCCCGGCCAGGAAAAGACATGCAGCTTGCGGAAGGTCGAGATGTCGTCGAGCCCGGCGTTGGTGCGGGTGTCGGCGATCATCACGAGTCCGTCCTGCACGAGAAGTCCGGCACAATAGGTCACGGAGTTGGTTCCTTCAGCTTGCCGGTCCAGGCGCGTTCATGCGCGCCGGGAAATCCTGATCGGGCCGCCCTCTGGCTGCTGTGGCGGTCGCAATCGCTTTACTTATTGATTGGCGAGCTGCGCGTTGGCAGCGCGGGCGCTGACCAGCACGGCGAGGTTTTCGCCGCTGCCGCCCTTGCGTGCACCGCGGACAGGCGCCGCATCGGCGAAATCGAGGCCGGCCGCGATGCGGACATGAGTGTCGATCGGGCACAAGCCATTGGCGCAATCGAATCCGATCCAGCCATAATCTTCGAGATAGGCCTCGGCCCAGGCATGAGCCCCTTCCGCCTCGGGCAGGGCATCGGATTGCGCGACATAGCCGGAGACGTAGCGAGCCGGAACTCCGAGCTGGCGCGCGCAGGTCATGAAGACATGCGTGAGATCCTGCGGGATGCCGCCGCGGGCCTCGAAGGCGGCTGCCGCCCCTACGCCGGTACGCTGGCCGGAACGGTCGCAGGCAAGCAAGTCGTGCAGCGCTTCAGTCAACGCGTGCATCTTGGCGAGCGGTGTCGAGTCGGCGCGCGTTGCCGCGACGGCGAAGTCGCGCAAGGCATCGTCGGGCGTCGTCAGCAAGGTATCGCGCCGGAACACTTCGGGCGGCACGCGCTCGATCGTTCCGCGAATGACACCGGCGAGATCCAGGGTCTCGATGACGCCGCCGACATGAATCGCGAGACCCGAGATCGGGCCATCGGCCGAGAAGGTATGGACGATGTTGCCATGCGCATCCTGGCCTGCGCGCAGATTGCCGTCGACGGTCGGTTCGATACGCCAGGACATCACATGCTGGCCGTCATGATCGCGCGGGGTTAGCCGCAGAATCTGCGTCAGCTGGCGTACGGGCTCGTCATAGGCATAGGTAATCGAGTGGGAAATCCTGATCCGCATGGGCGATCGCTGTCTCGACGGGCGCGTTGGTTTCCGGTCCATATCTAGTGTTCTGCGGGCGGGCAGGCGAGCCCGCCGCGTTCATTATTGCAGATACTGCTCCGAGATCGTGAGTCCGAGGCGTCCGTTCTCGCTGATGAAATCTTCGATGAATTCGTGCAGCCCGTGCTGGAAGACGGAGTCGATGCGCGCGTTCGAAAGGCTTGCCAGCGTCTTGCGGGCCTGGCGCTGAGCCGGGCCGTGCCGGCCATAGGCATCGCCGAGAGCGTCGAGGAAGCGTGAGATGTTCTCGTAGCAGGCGGCGAGCGAGCGCGGCATCCGGCGGTTGAGGATCAGCAGATCGGCGATCAGCTGCGGCTTCACGGCCTCGCGATAAACCCAGTGATAGGCAGTCAGTGCCGAGACCTCGCGGAGCACCGTCGTCCATTGGAAGTAGTCGAGCGAGCCGCCGACCTGTTCGCTCTCAGGCAGCAGCACATGGTATTTCACGTCGAGGATGCGAGCGGTGTTGTCGGCGCGCTCGATATAGACGCCCAGACGCGAGAACCAGTAGCTGTCGTCGCGTAGCATGGTCCGGTAGGCCGAGCCGTCGAAGACCAGCGAGACGTTCTTCACCCAGTCGAGGAATCGGGCGAACTCCTCGCGGTCCATGCGCTTCTTCTCGAAGCGCTGCAGTTCCAGCCAGGCGCTGTTCAGCGCGTCCCACATTTCCGAGGTGAGCGCGGTGCGTACCGCACGGGCATTGGAGCGGGCAAGCGCGAAGCAATTGCGGATCGACGACAGGTTATCCGGGTTGAAGGTGAGGAAATCGCAGACATTGCGCTCATTTGCCTCGCCATAGGCCTTGGCGAAGGTCTCTTCGCAACCGGCGGTCGCGACTGCGCTGTGCCATTCGGTCCCGGCGCCGCCATAGGACGAGGGCAAGTTGGTGAGCCGCATCGTCGCATCGAGGATGCGGGCGAGATATTCGGCGCGCTCGACGTAGCGGGAGACCCAGTAGAGGCTGTCGGCGGTGCGGGAGAGCATGGTCAGATCCGGCCTTTTCGCAATGCGCGGGGCTGCGTCCTGGAAGCGGGAATGCGGAAATGCGCTGTTGCCATCATGCATCGAGCACCCAGGTGTCCTTTGTTCCGCCGCCCTGGCTTGAATTGACCACGAGCGAGCCTTCCTTCAGCGCAACGCGGGTGAGGCCGCCGGGCACGCAGGAAATGCCGTTGGCGCCGGACAGCACATAGGGCCGCAGGTCGACATGCCGCGGTGCGACGCCGGAGGCGACGAAGGTCGGGCAGGTGGAGAGCGCCAGCGTCGGCTGCGCGATGAAGCCTTCCGGCTGCGCCTTCAGCTTCTTGCGGAAGGCTTCGATCTGGGCCTTGTTGGCGTGGGGGCCGACAAGCATGCCATAGCCGCCGGAGCCGTTGACCTCCTTGACGACGAGCTTGTCGAGATTGTCGAGCACATAGGCGTTGGCCTCCGGCTCGCGACAGCGGAAGGTCGGGACGTTCTTCAGGATCGGCTCCTCGCCGGTGAAGAACTTCACGATCTCCGGCATGTAGCTGTAGACCGCCTTGTCGTCGGCGACGCCGGTGCCGACCGCATTGGCGAGCGTAACATTTCCCGCCTTGTAGGCGCCGATGATGCCGGGCACGCCAAGCACCGAATCCCCGCGGAAGACCAGCGGGTCGATGAAGTCGTCGTCGATGCGGCGGTAGATCACATCGACACGCTTCGGCCCCTGCGTCGTGCGCATGTAGACGACATCGTCCTTGACCAGCAGGTCCGAGCCCTCGACCAGCTCGACGCCGAGCTTGTCGGCGAGGAATGAGTGCTCGTAGAAGGCCGAATTATACTGTCCGGGCGTGAGCAGGCAGATCGTCGGATCTGACGAGGCGCTGCGCGGCGCGACCGAGCGCAAGGTCGCGAGTAACTGGTCGGGATAGTTGTCGACCGGTGCGACGCGGTGCATCGCGAAGAGCTCCGGGAAGAGCCGGAGCATCACCTCGCGATTCTCCATCATGTAGGAGACCCCGGAGGGGGTGCGGGCATTGTCTTCGAGCACATAGAATGTGTCGGCATCGACGCGCACGATGTCGATGCCGGCGATGTGGCAGTAAATGCCGTGCGGCACCTGGAAGTCGACCATCTCCAACTGGTAGCAGGCGTTGCGGTAGACCAGGTCCGGCGGAATGATCCCGGCCTTCAGGCATTCCTTCGGCCCGTAGACGTCGGCGAGGAACATGTTCAGAGCAGTGACGCGCTGGCGCAGGCCCTTCTCCAGCTTGGCCCATTCCGGTTTGGTCAGCACGCGCGGGATGATGTCGAACGGGATCAGTCGTTCGGTGGATTCTTCGTCGCCATAGACGGCAAATGTAATCCCGATGCGCCGGAAGAAGAGTTCAGCCTGGCTGCGCCGCAGAGCCAGCATTTCGGGTGGGGCTTCCTTCAACCAACGATCAAGCGCTTCGTAGGCGGGCCGCAATTCGGTACCGGTACCGGTCATTTCGTCGAAGGCGACCATGTCAGGCGTCTTTCCCCATTTTGGCCAGCCTATGCGCATTCGTGACGGTTCGGAAAGGGGGCGCTTGATCACGGATAAATCGACCCGTGCCCAATCCTTGGGCAGCATCCGGGCCGATTGCGACGTGGCCCAGGTGCAGGTGGTCCTTGGCGCTTTGGGCCTGGTACGG includes:
- a CDS encoding bifunctional diguanylate cyclase/phosphodiesterase, with amino-acid sequence MHSPSVAKTTNADSSARMLTSTVTTLACAFLLVMAAAITVVLTIAHNANTVEATRQRDRIEAAMENQLRLRRLRLESLASTGTLQAAFHPAIPAAALRWAFTKLSQRFEEFDGVYLVTKSGRVLAGVENHAEAYQAGYEGLRLFDPTLPSPSQNPVNDNAAARAGFMSGFRSSLIYDGHEVLAILTADLEQVLNLHLMKEDAPVNLIGYRRVTSTILDEMAMRYRINGLRITRTLPANPLVRRDLAAPDGVTKAWLTWTPERPGDAMIRQFIWALAAAGLIFAGILLYAIRRLRGAANEIRLREVQIQRLAAQDELSLLPNRRTFDLRLDQELAQISRTKMGLSVLLLDLDRFKSVNDTYGHKAGDELIRQVAERLAGVMRTGDTVARIGGDEFGIIQTNLHDASGSAVLGERILEALTRPFNLMGIDTVIGCSIGIALAPQDGHDRETLLRLADTALYQSKNEGRNRYSFFEPRMNRALQMKRVVEEDLRKAIARDELQLHFQPQVSVDGTVITGVEALVRWPHPLHGMVPPSEFVAIAEERGLIVPLSEWVLRRACLEAKHWPELRLAVNVSPVQFRHKDFVQNTIRIIEETGFDPSRLELELTEGVVVEDADAAEAALMDLRAYGVGLALDDFGIGYSSLIYLRRFAFDKIKIDRSFLEYMETTGESAILVHSIVHLGRALGLRVCAEGVETPEQHRFLQAIGCHELQGFLFSKAVPPEEIERLRALDMPFAASLVAA
- a CDS encoding peptidase; this translates as MTYCAGLLVQDGLVMIADTRTNAGLDDISTFRKLHVFSWPGERSFALATAGNLSVTQSVVSLLHEGLLNPDTGELDTLQSVGSMFRAAQLVGRAVRTVREMDGPALAEAGLKFDISLLFGGQIMGQPMRLFMVYGAGNFIECGMDAPFLQIGEHKYGKPILDRAVTFKTHLYDALKVGLISMDSTMRSNLGVGLPIDLIVMRRDGEEPELNRRIEAGEPYFHDLRERWSAALRAAHQAIPRPPYGPSGG
- a CDS encoding transglutaminase family protein, which translates into the protein MRIRISHSITYAYDEPVRQLTQILRLTPRDHDGQHVMSWRIEPTVDGNLRAGQDAHGNIVHTFSADGPISGLAIHVGGVIETLDLAGVIRGTIERVPPEVFRRDTLLTTPDDALRDFAVAATRADSTPLAKMHALTEALHDLLACDRSGQRTGVGAAAAFEARGGIPQDLTHVFMTCARQLGVPARYVSGYVAQSDALPEAEGAHAWAEAYLEDYGWIGFDCANGLCPIDTHVRIAAGLDFADAAPVRGARKGGSGENLAVLVSARAANAQLANQ
- a CDS encoding alpha-E domain-containing protein, which produces MLSRTADSLYWVSRYVERAEYLARILDATMRLTNLPSSYGGAGTEWHSAVATAGCEETFAKAYGEANERNVCDFLTFNPDNLSSIRNCFALARSNARAVRTALTSEMWDALNSAWLELQRFEKKRMDREEFARFLDWVKNVSLVFDGSAYRTMLRDDSYWFSRLGVYIERADNTARILDVKYHVLLPESEQVGGSLDYFQWTTVLREVSALTAYHWVYREAVKPQLIADLLILNRRMPRSLAACYENISRFLDALGDAYGRHGPAQRQARKTLASLSNARIDSVFQHGLHEFIEDFISENGRLGLTISEQYLQ
- a CDS encoding circularly permuted type 2 ATP-grasp protein, with protein sequence MVAFDEMTGTGTELRPAYEALDRWLKEAPPEMLALRRSQAELFFRRIGITFAVYGDEESTERLIPFDIIPRVLTKPEWAKLEKGLRQRVTALNMFLADVYGPKECLKAGIIPPDLVYRNACYQLEMVDFQVPHGIYCHIAGIDIVRVDADTFYVLEDNARTPSGVSYMMENREVMLRLFPELFAMHRVAPVDNYPDQLLATLRSVAPRSASSDPTICLLTPGQYNSAFYEHSFLADKLGVELVEGSDLLVKDDVVYMRTTQGPKRVDVIYRRIDDDFIDPLVFRGDSVLGVPGIIGAYKAGNVTLANAVGTGVADDKAVYSYMPEIVKFFTGEEPILKNVPTFRCREPEANAYVLDNLDKLVVKEVNGSGGYGMLVGPHANKAQIEAFRKKLKAQPEGFIAQPTLALSTCPTFVASGVAPRHVDLRPYVLSGANGISCVPGGLTRVALKEGSLVVNSSQGGGTKDTWVLDA